One segment of Carya illinoinensis cultivar Pawnee chromosome 1, C.illinoinensisPawnee_v1, whole genome shotgun sequence DNA contains the following:
- the LOC122301684 gene encoding transcription factor bHLH94-like, with translation MALEAVVFKQDSLNYGCSDSSLLGGGQPWGSYYFGLDQDEKACFETPCNNLEQGYFNENLLQEPSSPSNNSVVQGVKDQRDTNSTSNPENRPRDGLMLAQRQLYSVKVAPAATMGRRKRRRTRSAKNEEELENQRMTHIAVERNRRRQMNDYLSALRSMMPASHVQRGDQASIIGGALNFVKELEQLLQSLQAQKRIKQRPESSTNLSSLFSDFFTFPQYSTCCTESSESLMGEKRSAIADIEVTMVERHANIKVLSRKYPKQLLKMVSQLHSMHLVVLHLNVTTIENMVLSSFSVKVEDDSQLTSVNEIAAAVHEMVGRIEVEAQFT, from the exons ATGGCTTTGGAGGCTGTAGTGTTCAAACAGGACTCGTTAAATTATGGCTGCAGTGATAGTTCTTTATTAGGAGGCGGTCAACCTTGGGGCTCCTACTATTTTGGTCTTGATCAAGACGAGAAAGCCTGCTTTGAAACACCCTGCAATAATTTAGAGCAAGGGTATTTCAATGAAAACCTGCTGCAGGAACCTTCATCACCTTCTAATAATTCTGTGGTGCAAGGTGTGAAGGATCAGCGAGACACCAACAGTACTTCCAACCCGGAGAATCGCCCCAGGGATGGATTAATGTTAGCCCAAAGACAGCTTTATTCAGTGAAAGTTGCTCCGGCAGCGACAATGGGCAGGAGAAAAAGACGGCGCACCAGAAGCGCCAAGAACGAGGAAGAATTGGAGAATCAGAGAATGACCCACATTGCTGTTGAACGCAATAGGAGAAGGCAAATGAACGACTATCTCTCCGCGCTTAGGTCTATGATGCCTGCTTCTCATGTTCAAAgg GGAGACCAAGCATCAATCATCGGGGGAGCCCTTAATTTTGTGAAGGAGCTTGAGCAGCTACTCCAGTCCCTGCAAGCCCAGAAGAGAATCAAGCAACGGCCGGAAAGCAGTACTAATTTGTCCTCTCTCTTCTCCGATTTCTTTACCTTCCCTCAGTACTCGACCTGTTGCACTGAATCGAGTGAGTCATTAATGGGCGAGAAGAGGTCAGCCATTGCAGACATTGAAGTGACAATGGTTGAACGCCATGCCAATATCAAAGTTCTATCAAGAAAATATCCAAAACAGCTCTTGAAAATGGTGTCCCAGTTGCACTCCATGCACCTTGTCGTTCTTCACCTTAATGTCACAACCATTGAAAATATGGTTCTCTCCTCTTTCAGCGTCAAG GTTGAAGATGATTCTCAGCTAACCTCAGTGAATGAGATTGCAGCTGCTGTGCATGAGATGGTGGGCAGGATCGAAGTGGAGGCTCAATTTACATGA